One region of Drosophila subobscura isolate 14011-0131.10 chromosome J, UCBerk_Dsub_1.0, whole genome shotgun sequence genomic DNA includes:
- the LOC117893910 gene encoding cell division cycle protein 27 homolog isoform X2 yields the protein MMIQEPVQAAIWHCMNYYDHKDAVFLAERLCSEVECDETIFLLATSYFRSNLVHQAYWLLKEKGRRSAQCRFLQAKCAYELKKFAEAESALITTGFADAKNFEELQRDFGELACFAYQLIAQICIKTERNKLAVTALRRALKLNPFMWHAFADLCLLGQDIDTASIFQIQSTDVFNTCQGSSANATSMVLFGNEQQQQQHQQQSQLYDVSSGTPFRKQFKYLSTISPTTPSFGVWPLTSPCTGSDGSFIGGGGSGSGNGTITPVMNITYSPVPQMLVEVNQEPKMMGKKLKTHVGGLISRKDSSSNSNKPAVFTQTGNITPRTPNNNVGNGNNLNVPPNPNAAVRRSSRLFSNSAYSVKENNKSPNIGNNKFVQPRSPPRKTKSRMTKICLNNELIEEKASHLSDKLSEKQARKEKVETITSAGNNNNNRSAAEEAKVLLNNSLNNAQTMAHQLLSLKKQSADGLMSLLRDLAEAYKLLSTFQCKAAIKQLETIPKHHLNSSWVQSLIGVCRYEMRDYEAAVVLFEGIHKAEPCRLDYMEIYSTSLWHLQKEVELSSLAQDLISQNKNSPVTWCVSGNCFSLHKEHETAIKFFKRAVQVDPDFVYSYTLLGHELVLTEEFDKAMDYFRAAVVRDPRHYNAWFGIGTIYSKQEKYELAEIHYMKALKINPQNSVILVHIGTIQFYMKKKDLSLQTLNTAATLDPKNPLARFHRGSIYHSLGKYQEALRELEELKEIVPKESVVFYLIGKIHKTLGNMDLALMHFSWATDLDPKGANNQIKDAFDSMAHPSCCTANTTALDVDLEPTSERSDDSTQAQQDVSYDSDY from the exons atgATGATTCAGGAGCCTGTTCAG GCAGCCATATGGCATTGCATGAACTACTACGACCACAAAGATGCTGTCTTTTTGGCGGAGCGCCTGTGCTCGGAAG TGGAATGCGACGAGACGATATTTCTACTGGCCACCAGCTACTTTCGCTCTAATCTCGTGCACCAAGCCTATTGGCTGCTCAAGGAGAAGGGACGCCGATCGGCCCAGTGCCGCTTCCTGCAGGCCAAGTGCGCCTATGAGCTGAAGAAGTTTGCCGAGGCCGAGAGCGCTCTGATAACCACTGGCTTTGCGGACGCGAAAAACTTTGAAGAGCTGCAGCGTGACTTTGGCGAACTGGCCTGCTTTGCCTACCAGCTAATAGcccaaatttgcataaagacCGAGCGCAACAAGCTTGCCGTAACTGCCCTGAGGCGGGCCCTGAAGCTGAACCCCTTCATGTGGCACGCCTTCGCGGATCTGTGCCTGCTGGGTCAGGACATCGACACAGCGTCAATATTCCAAATCCAGAGCACGGATGTGTTCAACACCTGCCAAGGCAGCAGTGCCAATGCCACTTCCATGGTGCTATTTGGCaacgagcagcaacagcagcagcatcagcag cagagtcaaTTGTACGATGTCAGCAGTGGGACTCCGTTTCGTAAACAATTCAAATACCTATCCACAATCTCGCCCACCACTCCCAGCTTCGGCGTATGGCCCTTGACAAGTCCCTGCACTGGAAGCGATGGTTCCTTCATcggaggcggtggcagcggcagcggcaacggaaCCATTACTCCTGTCATGAATATCACATATTCCCCCGTGCCCCAAATGCTGGTCGAGGTTAACCAGGAGCCCAAGATGATGGGCAAGAAGCTAAAGACGCATGTGGGGGGACTGATAAGCCGCAaggacagcagcagtaacagcaacaagccCGCCGTCTTCACCCAAACAGGCAATATAACGCCGCGAACGCCCAACAATAATGTGGGAAATGGCAATAATCTTAATGTACCGCCCAATCCCAACGCCGCTGTGCGTCGCAGCTCTCGCCTGTTCAGCAACTCCGCCTACTCTGTGAAGGAGAACAACAAGTCGCCGAACATAGGCAACAATAAGTTTGTGCAGCCACGGTCGCCGCCCAGGAAAACCAAGTCCCGCATGACGAAAATCTGCCTGAACAACGAGCTGATTGAGGAGAAGGCCAGCCACTTGTCGGACAAGCTGAGCGAGAAACAGGCGCGCAAAGAGAAGGTCGAGACCATTACGTCGGCgggaaacaataacaataaccgCAGTGCCGCCGAGGAGGCCAAGGTGCTGCTCAACAACAGCCTAAACAATGCCCAGACCATGGCCCATCAGCTTCTGAGTCTGAAGAAGCAGTCGGCTGACGGTCTCATGTCGCTGCTGCGCGATCTGGCCGAGGCCTACAAGCTGCTCTCGACATTTCAGTGCAAGGCTGCCATTAAGCAGCTAGAGACGATACCAAAGCATCATTTGAATTCCAGTTGGGTGCAGTCCCTGATTGGCGTGTGCAGATACGAGATGAGGGACTACGAAGCGGCGGTAGTGCTCTTCGAGGGCATACACAAGGCGGAGCCATGTCGCCTGGACTACATGGAGATCTACTCGACATCCCTATGGCATTTGCAGAAGGAGGTAGAGCTTTCCTCGCTGGCCCAGGACCTGATCAGCCAGAACAAGAACAGTCCAGTGACCTGGTGTGTGTCTGGCAACTGTTTCTCCCTGCACAAGGAGCACGAGACGGCCATTAAGTTCTTCAAGCGCGCCGTCCAGGTGGATCCCGACTTCGTATACAGCTACACCCTGCTAGGCCACGAGCTGGTGCTCACCGAGGAGTTCGACAAGGCCATGGACTACTTCCGAGCGGCCGTCGTTCGGGATCCCAGGCACTACAATGCATGGTTCGGCATTGGCACCATCTACTCCAAGCAGGAGAAGTACGAACTGGCCGAGATCCATTACATGAAGGCCTTGAAGATCAATCCCCAGAACTCTGTGATCCTGGTGCATATCGGGACGATTCAGTTCTACATGAAGAAGAAGGACCTGTCGCTCCAGACCCTCAACACGGCTGCCACGCTTGATCCGAAGAATCCGCTGGCGCGATTCCATCGGGGCTCGATATACCACTCGCTGGGCAAGTACCAGGAGGCTTTGcgcgagctggaggagctcaaGGAGATTGTGCCAAAGGAATCTGTGGTGTTCTATCTCATTGGAAAAATACACAAGACTCTGGGCAACATGGACCTGGCCCTAATGCACTTCAGCTGGGCCACAGATCTCGATCCCAAGGGGGCcaacaatcaaatcaaagatGCCTTCGACTCGATGGCCCACCCCAGCTGCTGTACGGCCAACACGACTGCCCTCGATGTCGATCTCGAGCCCACATCCGAGCGATCCGATGACTCCACGCAGGCTCAGCAGGATGTCAGCTACGACAGTGACTATTAA
- the LOC117893910 gene encoding cell division cycle protein 27 homolog isoform X1 has product MMIQEPVQAAIWHCMNYYDHKDAVFLAERLCSEVECDETIFLLATSYFRSNLVHQAYWLLKEKGRRSAQCRFLQAKCAYELKKFAEAESALITTGFADAKNFEELQRDFGELACFAYQLIAQICIKTERNKLAVTALRRALKLNPFMWHAFADLCLLGQDIDTASIFQIQSTDVFNTCQGSSANATSMVLFGNEQQQQQHQQVQQTALENLLTNISNSSNYVWTTPVDHHQQQQSQQQPQNQNQHQLGINNSSNLMTPINNNNINNNLNSSMIILRGGGGGATQNSSMLAMLEDTPMGCPQETGQQQQQSQLYDVSSGTPFRKQFKYLSTISPTTPSFGVWPLTSPCTGSDGSFIGGGGSGSGNGTITPVMNITYSPVPQMLVEVNQEPKMMGKKLKTHVGGLISRKDSSSNSNKPAVFTQTGNITPRTPNNNVGNGNNLNVPPNPNAAVRRSSRLFSNSAYSVKENNKSPNIGNNKFVQPRSPPRKTKSRMTKICLNNELIEEKASHLSDKLSEKQARKEKVETITSAGNNNNNRSAAEEAKVLLNNSLNNAQTMAHQLLSLKKQSADGLMSLLRDLAEAYKLLSTFQCKAAIKQLETIPKHHLNSSWVQSLIGVCRYEMRDYEAAVVLFEGIHKAEPCRLDYMEIYSTSLWHLQKEVELSSLAQDLISQNKNSPVTWCVSGNCFSLHKEHETAIKFFKRAVQVDPDFVYSYTLLGHELVLTEEFDKAMDYFRAAVVRDPRHYNAWFGIGTIYSKQEKYELAEIHYMKALKINPQNSVILVHIGTIQFYMKKKDLSLQTLNTAATLDPKNPLARFHRGSIYHSLGKYQEALRELEELKEIVPKESVVFYLIGKIHKTLGNMDLALMHFSWATDLDPKGANNQIKDAFDSMAHPSCCTANTTALDVDLEPTSERSDDSTQAQQDVSYDSDY; this is encoded by the exons atgATGATTCAGGAGCCTGTTCAG GCAGCCATATGGCATTGCATGAACTACTACGACCACAAAGATGCTGTCTTTTTGGCGGAGCGCCTGTGCTCGGAAG TGGAATGCGACGAGACGATATTTCTACTGGCCACCAGCTACTTTCGCTCTAATCTCGTGCACCAAGCCTATTGGCTGCTCAAGGAGAAGGGACGCCGATCGGCCCAGTGCCGCTTCCTGCAGGCCAAGTGCGCCTATGAGCTGAAGAAGTTTGCCGAGGCCGAGAGCGCTCTGATAACCACTGGCTTTGCGGACGCGAAAAACTTTGAAGAGCTGCAGCGTGACTTTGGCGAACTGGCCTGCTTTGCCTACCAGCTAATAGcccaaatttgcataaagacCGAGCGCAACAAGCTTGCCGTAACTGCCCTGAGGCGGGCCCTGAAGCTGAACCCCTTCATGTGGCACGCCTTCGCGGATCTGTGCCTGCTGGGTCAGGACATCGACACAGCGTCAATATTCCAAATCCAGAGCACGGATGTGTTCAACACCTGCCAAGGCAGCAGTGCCAATGCCACTTCCATGGTGCTATTTGGCaacgagcagcaacagcagcagcatcagcaggtaCAGCAAACGGCTCTGGAGAATCTACTCACAAACATAAGCAATAGCTCCAATTACGTTTGGACCACACCGGTggatcatcatcagcaacagcagtcacagcaacagccacagaatcAGAACCAGCATCAGCTTGGgataaacaacagcagcaacctgATGACGCCcataaacaataacaacatcaacaacaatctCAACAGCTCCATGATCATTCTAcgtggtggaggcggaggtgcGACCCAGAACTCCAGCATGCTGGCGATGTTGGAAGATACGCCCATGGGCTGTCCCCAAGAGACgggtcaacagcagcagcagagtcaaTTGTACGATGTCAGCAGTGGGACTCCGTTTCGTAAACAATTCAAATACCTATCCACAATCTCGCCCACCACTCCCAGCTTCGGCGTATGGCCCTTGACAAGTCCCTGCACTGGAAGCGATGGTTCCTTCATcggaggcggtggcagcggcagcggcaacggaaCCATTACTCCTGTCATGAATATCACATATTCCCCCGTGCCCCAAATGCTGGTCGAGGTTAACCAGGAGCCCAAGATGATGGGCAAGAAGCTAAAGACGCATGTGGGGGGACTGATAAGCCGCAaggacagcagcagtaacagcaacaagccCGCCGTCTTCACCCAAACAGGCAATATAACGCCGCGAACGCCCAACAATAATGTGGGAAATGGCAATAATCTTAATGTACCGCCCAATCCCAACGCCGCTGTGCGTCGCAGCTCTCGCCTGTTCAGCAACTCCGCCTACTCTGTGAAGGAGAACAACAAGTCGCCGAACATAGGCAACAATAAGTTTGTGCAGCCACGGTCGCCGCCCAGGAAAACCAAGTCCCGCATGACGAAAATCTGCCTGAACAACGAGCTGATTGAGGAGAAGGCCAGCCACTTGTCGGACAAGCTGAGCGAGAAACAGGCGCGCAAAGAGAAGGTCGAGACCATTACGTCGGCgggaaacaataacaataaccgCAGTGCCGCCGAGGAGGCCAAGGTGCTGCTCAACAACAGCCTAAACAATGCCCAGACCATGGCCCATCAGCTTCTGAGTCTGAAGAAGCAGTCGGCTGACGGTCTCATGTCGCTGCTGCGCGATCTGGCCGAGGCCTACAAGCTGCTCTCGACATTTCAGTGCAAGGCTGCCATTAAGCAGCTAGAGACGATACCAAAGCATCATTTGAATTCCAGTTGGGTGCAGTCCCTGATTGGCGTGTGCAGATACGAGATGAGGGACTACGAAGCGGCGGTAGTGCTCTTCGAGGGCATACACAAGGCGGAGCCATGTCGCCTGGACTACATGGAGATCTACTCGACATCCCTATGGCATTTGCAGAAGGAGGTAGAGCTTTCCTCGCTGGCCCAGGACCTGATCAGCCAGAACAAGAACAGTCCAGTGACCTGGTGTGTGTCTGGCAACTGTTTCTCCCTGCACAAGGAGCACGAGACGGCCATTAAGTTCTTCAAGCGCGCCGTCCAGGTGGATCCCGACTTCGTATACAGCTACACCCTGCTAGGCCACGAGCTGGTGCTCACCGAGGAGTTCGACAAGGCCATGGACTACTTCCGAGCGGCCGTCGTTCGGGATCCCAGGCACTACAATGCATGGTTCGGCATTGGCACCATCTACTCCAAGCAGGAGAAGTACGAACTGGCCGAGATCCATTACATGAAGGCCTTGAAGATCAATCCCCAGAACTCTGTGATCCTGGTGCATATCGGGACGATTCAGTTCTACATGAAGAAGAAGGACCTGTCGCTCCAGACCCTCAACACGGCTGCCACGCTTGATCCGAAGAATCCGCTGGCGCGATTCCATCGGGGCTCGATATACCACTCGCTGGGCAAGTACCAGGAGGCTTTGcgcgagctggaggagctcaaGGAGATTGTGCCAAAGGAATCTGTGGTGTTCTATCTCATTGGAAAAATACACAAGACTCTGGGCAACATGGACCTGGCCCTAATGCACTTCAGCTGGGCCACAGATCTCGATCCCAAGGGGGCcaacaatcaaatcaaagatGCCTTCGACTCGATGGCCCACCCCAGCTGCTGTACGGCCAACACGACTGCCCTCGATGTCGATCTCGAGCCCACATCCGAGCGATCCGATGACTCCACGCAGGCTCAGCAGGATGTCAGCTACGACAGTGACTATTAA
- the LOC117893201 gene encoding meiotic recombination protein P22, whose protein sequence is MDHLSPSPGRSVAAYASQVVSESQVELRRSQRLLEKESRLKTKAESLTKSGSPQLFEETDEEWSQPLLCQQKPLPQIVHQEQVAAKRRLSSSFVEEAVSAKRRKGRPAAQVKTKNAYNSIRFSNEQQRNQSDVVKSTSWNSSTIPQKVLPLRQSNGGSLTQGKPKQLSSFRRHETAHQKQSPSKLPPKYPAHFLHQLPPLGAGGGDRSYMHMRPKAAPAVQLREMCPTPEFTPVAGPQKATFVDRSLSPPNPCSESSDTLSLSDSIGEIFGTKNISCILNIECPRQYILLEDHLPAMAMMLNVELVRLRAVLDLTQRLTHEQILNWPLKLEKPTKD, encoded by the exons ATGGATCATCTTTCCCCATCGCCTGGTCGGAGTGTAGCAGCTTACGCATCGCAGGTTGTATCTGAATCACAAGTAGAACTGCGCAGATCGCAACGATTGCTGGAAAAGGAAAGTCGcttgaaaacaaaagcagaatcCCTAACAAAATCTGGGTCCCCGCAACTGTTCGAAGAAACAGATGAGGAATGGAGTCAGCCGCTACTTTGTCAGCAGAAGCCTCTGCCTCAAATTGTGCACCAGGAacaagtggcagccaaaagaCGATTGAGTTCCTCGTTTGTAGAGGAGGCTGTTTCCGCAAAGCGTCGGAAGGGCCGACCTGCGGCACaagtaaaaaccaaaaatgctTACAATAGCATTAGATTCAGCAATGAACAACAGAGGAACCAATCAGATGTGGTTAAATCAACTTCATGGA ACTCGTCCACTATTCCACAAAAAGTTCTTCCTTTAAGGCAGTCTAACGGGGGATCCTTAACCCAAGGCAAACCTAAGCAATTATCCTCTTTTAGACGTCACGAGACGGCGCATCAAAAGCAGTCTCCATCGAAGCTGCCGCCTAAGTATCCAGCACATTTTTTACACCAGCTGCCACCACTGGGAGCGGGAGGCGGAGACAGGAGCTACATGCACATGCGTCCCAAAGCGGCTCCAGCCGTCCAACTGCGTGAAATGTGCCCCACACCAGAGTTCACTCCCGTGGCAGGGCCGCAGAAAGCAACCTTTGTCGACCGTTCGCTCTCGCCACCCAATCCGTGCTCGGAGAGCTCTGACACGCTCTCCCTGAGCGACTCCATTGGCGAGATATTTGGAACCAAGAACATCAGCTGCATTCTGAACATTGAGTGCCCGCGCCAGTATATCCTCCTCGAGGATCACCTGCCGGCCATGGCAATGATGCTGAATGTCGAGTTGGTGCGCCTTCGGGCAGTCCTTGACCTGACACAGCGCCTCACCCACGAGCAGATACTGAATTGGCCACTGAAACTGGAGAAGCCTACCAAGGATTga